GCTTGATGGCACACGCCAAGCCTCTCCACGTCCAACAGTTCCGCAAGCTTATTCAAGTTGCAGTGAAGACCGTCGCAGAACTTCATCATGTGCTTGACGTCGTACACCAGGGGAAAATACATCTTGATCAAATCGTAGAACCCCACCAGCGTATCAGGCAAACTCCGGCAAGTCAACAGCTTAAGCAGGAAACCGAAATTGTACTTGCCATGAAAGGTAACCCAGTTAACACCATCATTCAGAGCGATCCCAGAGGACATCAGGAGCTCCCCAAAGCGTTCCGCCTCAACCCCCTTCTCATTGTTCTTCTTGAAATCAATACCGCGCTCGTGCAGCCACTCGATCGATCCGCCATCAAACTCGTCCTTGGTTACGTCGAAACCACGGAAATTGAACTGCCAAATGCAGTACTTGTCCGTGCCGCAAGTGGGTAAGTTCCCCTCGTCGTCCAAGAACGTGAGACCCAATTGGATCAACTTCAACTTATCGACGTTACTTTTCATAGTCTGGTAGTTATAATCGCTCATGTTCTTGATATTTTCCAGCGACGGGAGACGAAAAACAACTCCAGGGAACTCGGCATCCACTGCGACGTAATTGAATTTGTCCACAACTTCGCCGATTAATGCGAATTCCTCTTCGAGATTATGGTTCCACACCTCCCGAATGACAAGCGATTCATCTGTCAGTGGCATCGGCATTTTCGACGTCCCCATTCCAAAACAACTGCTTGCCCTAGTTTTATCAAGTCCAGATCTGGAAGTAGATCATCAATCAACACTTGAAACCTCAAAGTTGAAAGCCAGATTATGAAACAGCGTATTACAGACAGAAAACACTTCTGAAGGGAACGATTTGCTGAAACCAAACGCTACTCAACTAGGAACAGAGCGCGTATATCAGATCTTACCTTGGATTTGCGATTGTCACCCGAAATCAACAGAACTTAAACTTGGAAATGGAACAAAGCTTCGTTGGGAAGGGATTTTAGGTCAACGAagcacgcagagagagagagagaggactttaCTGAGCGTGTTCTATGTTAAAATAGTTAAATATCAAATAACACATTCTTTTAAAACCTTAAACTTTAAGGATAGTTGGtaatgattttacaaaatttattatgatataAGAGTAGAAAATCCtaagttaaaatattttctaaatctcATTTATCttattaattaaatatgtcATATGCCTAATATTAGATAAAAAGACCAAATGcctttttttgtctaaaaattaaatttttaatatagttGATAATGATCCTATAAAATCTAAGCTTCTAAATGTCATGGCAGCAAGAAATGAGGAAAGTGCTCGTCCGAGTCCTCTCTAACAACATCGTACTGTATCCTGCGACTCTGACccatcatttgaatttttttttttttttgggtcagagtTTTGTTGAAACCATGTGATTTCCTATGGCAAATCTCAGGGACCACGTGATCTTTGAGTCCATGGTAGTCGGCCTAGTTGTCCCGCATGGAAGGCTATCCATTTTTCATTCAATAAGAACTAATCAAAAGTATTGATTATTCAGTCAACGACTTACAATTGGTTAAAACTATGAACAGTTTAAAAGAGTTGAGTTGGGAGACTCAACATCTTGTCAgtaagtgaaaagaaaaaatgcaagcCTTCCTAAATATTCAGATAATTCATTGCTTTAAAGAAGTCAACCTTATTGCAGATTGAGTAGCTAAAgcccataaaaaaattatttatctttgAATTGGGTCTTATATCCTCCTCAAACTTTATTGGACCTTTTATGTAATGATGCCAATTTACAAGGCCTTTCATCTTTGATTAGTAAATGAAATATTCTTTgtttctaaccaaaaaaaaaaaaaatggcaaaaatttTATAGAGGAAAATAAATGTAACCCGATGGTCACATAATTAATCGGACGCAATATAATACAGCCCTTCACCGAAACAAAATCTTAATCATTCAAGATAAACATAATCTTTGCAAGGACATGATGAGAGGGGTGGCAAAATTGTGACTTAAAGTAAATAGCAGCCAGCTTGCCCAATTTGACCTACAAACTTAAACACAAACCTCGAGCAAGGAAAACCGACATCCCCTTGATTTACTTACAAATCCTGTCATTCTGGATGTGTGGGGAAGAATTTTGGAGAAAGTATTTCTCTGGTGTTCTTTGACTCGAGTTGTATCttctcaaaacaaataatatttggatACTTGATGTTGGTACACTTTTTATAAAGTAACGAagttaaaaacataaaagaaaaaaaaggagggtaGAGCTACTGAATATCCACATAGCCTCGCGCGAGCATTGACCAAACGACCGGAGGCGACTTTGGTGAGTATTGCACGATCCTTAGCTACTCTCGCATGACCCTTAACGACCCCCGCTGAGCTTTGGTGCACCTCTCGTGACCCTTGGTGGCCCTTAACCATCATCATGAGACAGTCTTGCGAACCCTCTAGATCTCACCTGGGATGGACCCACAACTGTTAATCCTCAGCAACTTAGATCCGAAAGCAGTAGTGTTAGAGAGTGACAATGAACATTCGACCAAGGGCAAGACATGAATAGGACCATATTAGTGAAGGCAAagttggaaaaaagaaaaaatttcaactcCCCCCAAAGCAGCGCTCCAAAAATGAACCGAGTCAATGCTAGGTATTGGGGTGAGGACGCATTAGTTTCAGGAGTAGGTTTCGATTCTCACATCCTGCAAGAAAGCAGGGGAAAAGTCTGAAAGTGAACATTAGAATAAGAGTAGAGTAAgaacgaccaaaaaaaaaaaatgctaggTATTTACGTTGGGCGAAAAGACTTTGGAAATGCTTAACTGTATCTCAAGAATCTTTGGGATTGTGTAACAAAACATCTCAACTTTGGGCACAAGGGCTTTTGGATATCCAAAAGACATTGAAAATGCTCTCCCAAATGGGCCTGGAGCTTCCAAAGTGGACACTTCGTATGGCCTTAACTCATCATCTGTTGCTATATTGTTTGCCCACTTCAccgttaaaaagaaaaaacctcgGGCCTTTAGACCCGCCAAAAACTTTGATGGGCCGATCCATCATCTAAACAGGCCCGGGTCGGCCCGCCCAGCTCCACATCCTCCCCCACCCCGAAAAATCAGCAGCCTTCTCCCTCCTCGCGACCGGCAAAGCAGCGTCGAACTCGAGAGAGTCCAGAGCGAAAATGGCTTCTCCCTGCTCGCGCCTCGCGCGTTCGGTTCGGAGACCTCTCCTCCGCCCCGAAACCCTCGCAAGCCTTCTCTCCCGACAGCGGCGGCCTCCATTCCCGCCGCAAGACGCGGCCCTCGCGCTCCTACCTCGAGGGAGACGATACTCTGCCGAGAGCGTCGTCATGTCGCCGTTCGACGCTCACATCCTCAGGATCCTCGACAGCAGGATCGAGCTGGAGTCGGAGTACCCCGTCCCCGAGGTGAACTGGGCTGTGCTCTTTTTCTTCTCGTGTGCCCGAGTTTCTGTTTGTTTCCTGCGCGAATGGGTGGGAAAGGAGGAGGGAAAAGGGACGTTTTTTTCTTGAGCGGAGACTAGTAATGAGCGCGGGAGTTAGTGGGATTAACTCGTTTTTGTCTGTTTGAGGGTGGCCGGCGATTTGTTCTTCCTGCGAAGTTAGCTTGGCGATTCGGCAGTGTTGGGGCAGCAGGAATTCATCGTGTTATTAGGAAGTTGAAATTCGTAATGCGTACTAATAATGCAGTTACTGTCTTAGCTAAGAGGGCGTTGGTGTAAATTTCTGATTCTTTCCTCGCTTTTTGACCGTGACATGAAGAACTCTGTCCATGTCCTAGTGGAAATGCTTATGCCGGTCGAGATTATGTGCATGATATTTCATTTGAGTGTCGAAAGTGAATAAATAATTCTGGACAAAGTACTAGCTCTCTGGAAAGCGAAAGGTACCATTAAGAGATTGGAGTGGATTGGAGTGATCGAGTTGACTTGGAGGTTTATCTAAACTTAGTGACTATAAAGATCAACCGACATGTTGTCTAGCCATGACTCTGCCATTGGGGGAACAGGAAATCTCTAGTGACGGTATTTGAATTATTTCGTTTATAAGGTAGTGGTAGATGATAACTTCGGGATTCTAGTGG
This genomic stretch from Eucalyptus grandis isolate ANBG69807.140 chromosome 3, ASM1654582v1, whole genome shotgun sequence harbors:
- the LOC104436985 gene encoding probable CCR4-associated factor 1 homolog 7: MGTSKMPMPLTDESLVIREVWNHNLEEEFALIGEVVDKFNYVAVDAEFPGVVFRLPSLENIKNMSDYNYQTMKSNVDKLKLIQLGLTFLDDEGNLPTCGTDKYCIWQFNFRGFDVTKDEFDGGSIEWLHERGIDFKKNNEKGVEAERFGELLMSSGIALNDGVNWVTFHGKYNFGFLLKLLTCRSLPDTLVGFYDLIKMYFPLVYDVKHMMKFCDGLHCNLNKLAELLDVERLGVCHQAGSDSLLVACAFQKLKDCFFNGSTVKYAGALYGLGVQDGGALTK